A region from the Etheostoma spectabile isolate EspeVRDwgs_2016 chromosome 9, UIUC_Espe_1.0, whole genome shotgun sequence genome encodes:
- the prg4b gene encoding proteoglycan 4b isoform X6: MSSTVLCAVVLLACVFTFSAAQTSCKGRCGVEYNRGYTCQCDYNCLSYEECCKDFESQCTTKNSCKGRCGEGFKRGRLCSCDSDCAKFKQCCPDHKMHCDEEPSLNEATEPSTFSEGNNAGTTLPQPTTAADHVSRQPSPTSGPQTEYPPTADTPELQTVGKAEVQSEGDILPDDPTVASSDEPDVSTLPFNTASYKPVAPVSAGATQGSFTVLENSQVTISASTLDLTPNPEATISNTRPDDTEKNTDNVTTGPSSSLADLEDPSTSVSPAGPGDLPELEALTTHIPSFSESVQDDMTDEVTAGATTKPLNVIPDLTKPKTPESTLKPQDKPDPYSSLPVKPTPAKLTPAKPISKPETKPLDTAQTLNIDNSGNYQADDSNDTNLCSGRPVSAVTTLRNGTIVVFRGHYFWILDRHMVPGPARGITQVWGVPSPIDTVFTRCTCQGKTYIFKGSQYWRFENDVLDPYYPKVIETGFDGLRGHVTAALSVPQYRSRRESVYFFKRGGFVQKYSYQFGTSPTCGRKVKHAVYTAPNRMVRQAVSSLGQAVNIRTSWRGFPSTITAAVSIPSNREPEGYKYYVFSRSKSYNVRLDSERPVIATPAANASPQSNNIFKCQKTV, from the exons ATGTCTTCCACTGTACTTTGTGCTGTTGTTTTGCTGGCGTGTGTCTTCACATTTAGTGCTGCTCAAA CGAGCTGTAAAGGTCGATGTGGTGTTGAGTACAACAGGGGTTACACGTGCCAGTGTGATTATAACTGCCTGTCTTATGAAGAGTGCTGCAAAGACTTTGAATCCCAATGCACCACAA AAAACTCATGTAAAGGACGGTGTGGAGAAGGCTTTAAAAGAGGCCGGCTGTGTAGCTGTGACTCTGACTGCGCTAAGTTCAAACAGTGTTGTCCAGATCACAAGATGCACTGTGATGAAG AGCCATCTCTAAATGAAGCAACAGAGCCTTCTACATTCAGTGAAGGAAACAATGCAG GAACAACTCTCCCTCAGCCCACAACAGCAGCTGATCATGTCTCCCGCCAGCCTAGTCCAACCTCTGGACCCCAAACTGAATATCCTCCCACAGCCGACACCCCAGAGCTCCAGACAGTGGGGAAGGCCGAGGTACAGTCTGAGGGTGACATTCTTCCTGATGATCCAACTGTAGCCTCCTCTGATGAGCCAGATGTTTCAACCCTACCTTTCAATACAGCCTCCTACAAACCTGTGGCCCCAGTATCTGCAGGAGCCACACAGGGCTCTTTCACGGTCCTGGAAAACTCTCAGGTCACCATCTCTGCCTCAACGTTGGACCTGACGCCCAACCCAGAGGCAACCATTTCAAACACCAGGCCAGATGATactgagaaaaacacagacaacgTCACAACAGGCCCTTCATCTTCTCTGGCAGACCTTGAAGATCCTTCCACCAGTGTTTCTCCTGCAGGGCCCGGGGATTTGCCAGAGCTTGAAGCCCTGACAACCCACATTCCCTCATTCTCAGAATCAGTGCAGGATGACATGACAGATGAAGTTACAGCAGGAGCAACCACTAAACCACTAAATGTTATTCCAGACCTGACCAAACCCAAAACACCTGAGTCCACCTTAAAACCCCAGGACAAACCTGACCCATACAGCTCATTGCCAGTTAAACCAACTCCAGCTAAACTGACTCCGGCTAAACCCATCTCCAAACCTGAGACTAAGCCCCTGGACACGGCACAAACTCTCAACATAGATAATTCCGGAAACTACCAAGCAG atgaCAGTAACGATACAAATCTGTGTAGTGGGCGGCCAGTCAGTGCAGTCACTACGCTGAGGAACGGCACAATCGTGGTTTTCAGAG gacaCTACTTTTGGATTCTGGACAGACACATGGTGCCTGGTCCGGCTCGCGGCATCACACAAGTGTGGGGCGTCCCTTCCCCCATCGACACTGTGTTCACCCGCTGCACCTGCCAAGGCAAAACGTACATTTTTAAG GGATCCCAGTACTGGAGATTTGAAAATGATGTGTTGGACCCCTACTATCCAAAGGTCATTGAAACAGGCTTTGATGGGCTTCGGGGTCATGTCACAGCTGCTCTGTCTGTGCCTCAGTACCGTAGCAGGAGAGAATCCGTTTACTTCTTCAAGAGAG GGGGGTTTGTTCAGAAATATTCATACCAGTTTGGCACCAGTCCAACATGTGGCAGGAAAGTCAAGCATGCTGTTTACACAGCCCCAAACCGAATGGTCAGACAAGCAG TGTCTAGTCTAGGGCAAGCTGTTAACATCAGGACATCTTGGAGAGGTTTCCCCTCCACCATCACAGCCGCTGTGTCCATCCCGAGCAACAGAGAGCCAGAGGGATACAAATACTATGTCTTCTCAAGAT
- the prg4b gene encoding proteoglycan 4b isoform X7, translating into MKSAAKTLNPNAPQVKNSCKGRCGEGFKRGRLCSCDSDCAKFKQCCPDHKMHCDEEPSLNEATEPSTFSEGNNAEDHLIPLASPTLYPHDDPSDGTTLPQPTTAADHVSRQPSPTSGPQTEYPPTADTPELQTVGKAEVQSEGDILPDDPTVASSDEPDVSTLPFNTASYKPVAPVSAGATQGSFTVLENSQVTISASTLDLTPNPEATISNTRPDDTEKNTDNVTTGPSSSLADLEDPSTSVSPAGPGDLPELEALTTHIPSFSESVQDDMTDEVTAGATTKPLNVIPDLTKPKTPESTLKPQDKPDPYSSLPVKPTPAKLTPAKPISKPETKPLDTAQTLNIDNSGNYQADDSNDTNLCSGRPVSAVTTLRNGTIVVFRGHYFWILDRHMVPGPARGITQVWGVPSPIDTVFTRCTCQGKTYIFKGSQYWRFENDVLDPYYPKVIETGFDGLRGHVTAALSVPQYRSRRESVYFFKRGGFVQKYSYQFGTSPTCGRKVKHAVYTAPNRMVRQAVSSLGQAVNIRTSWRGFPSTITAAVSIPSNREPEGYKYYVFSRSKSYNVRLDSERPVIATPAANASPQSNNIFKCQKTV; encoded by the exons ATGAAGAGTGCTGCAAAGACTTTGAATCCCAATGCACCACAAGTGA AAAACTCATGTAAAGGACGGTGTGGAGAAGGCTTTAAAAGAGGCCGGCTGTGTAGCTGTGACTCTGACTGCGCTAAGTTCAAACAGTGTTGTCCAGATCACAAGATGCACTGTGATGAAG AGCCATCTCTAAATGAAGCAACAGAGCCTTCTACATTCAGTGAAGGAAACAATGCAG AAGATCATTTAATTCCACTGGCCAGCCCAACATTATATCCACATGATGATCCCAGTGATG GAACAACTCTCCCTCAGCCCACAACAGCAGCTGATCATGTCTCCCGCCAGCCTAGTCCAACCTCTGGACCCCAAACTGAATATCCTCCCACAGCCGACACCCCAGAGCTCCAGACAGTGGGGAAGGCCGAGGTACAGTCTGAGGGTGACATTCTTCCTGATGATCCAACTGTAGCCTCCTCTGATGAGCCAGATGTTTCAACCCTACCTTTCAATACAGCCTCCTACAAACCTGTGGCCCCAGTATCTGCAGGAGCCACACAGGGCTCTTTCACGGTCCTGGAAAACTCTCAGGTCACCATCTCTGCCTCAACGTTGGACCTGACGCCCAACCCAGAGGCAACCATTTCAAACACCAGGCCAGATGATactgagaaaaacacagacaacgTCACAACAGGCCCTTCATCTTCTCTGGCAGACCTTGAAGATCCTTCCACCAGTGTTTCTCCTGCAGGGCCCGGGGATTTGCCAGAGCTTGAAGCCCTGACAACCCACATTCCCTCATTCTCAGAATCAGTGCAGGATGACATGACAGATGAAGTTACAGCAGGAGCAACCACTAAACCACTAAATGTTATTCCAGACCTGACCAAACCCAAAACACCTGAGTCCACCTTAAAACCCCAGGACAAACCTGACCCATACAGCTCATTGCCAGTTAAACCAACTCCAGCTAAACTGACTCCGGCTAAACCCATCTCCAAACCTGAGACTAAGCCCCTGGACACGGCACAAACTCTCAACATAGATAATTCCGGAAACTACCAAGCAG atgaCAGTAACGATACAAATCTGTGTAGTGGGCGGCCAGTCAGTGCAGTCACTACGCTGAGGAACGGCACAATCGTGGTTTTCAGAG gacaCTACTTTTGGATTCTGGACAGACACATGGTGCCTGGTCCGGCTCGCGGCATCACACAAGTGTGGGGCGTCCCTTCCCCCATCGACACTGTGTTCACCCGCTGCACCTGCCAAGGCAAAACGTACATTTTTAAG GGATCCCAGTACTGGAGATTTGAAAATGATGTGTTGGACCCCTACTATCCAAAGGTCATTGAAACAGGCTTTGATGGGCTTCGGGGTCATGTCACAGCTGCTCTGTCTGTGCCTCAGTACCGTAGCAGGAGAGAATCCGTTTACTTCTTCAAGAGAG GGGGGTTTGTTCAGAAATATTCATACCAGTTTGGCACCAGTCCAACATGTGGCAGGAAAGTCAAGCATGCTGTTTACACAGCCCCAAACCGAATGGTCAGACAAGCAG TGTCTAGTCTAGGGCAAGCTGTTAACATCAGGACATCTTGGAGAGGTTTCCCCTCCACCATCACAGCCGCTGTGTCCATCCCGAGCAACAGAGAGCCAGAGGGATACAAATACTATGTCTTCTCAAGAT